The Phlebotomus papatasi isolate M1 chromosome 3, Ppap_2.1, whole genome shotgun sequence genomic sequence atgacTTCAAACTAAATGTTACATTAATCTTCTACTAATTCAGTATTATTGAGGTAGCTCaggttgaaaaatattatataaattcaTACATTCAAATAATCTAAACCAAATGGATCTTTGTTGTGTGGTTTGATCCTCAAAGGGCACATATGAGGATTAACATAAAATAAGcccattaaatcaaaattcgttaATTAATGCCTGAAATTGCAAATCTTTGGAAGTTCTTTATAATAAATCAATACAATTTTAAGATTTCTATTAACTCTTTATGAATAGATTTAGTCGCCCTCAAAAGGGCGTTTTTGTTGATGTGTTTGGAATGTCCTGGACAATTAGGGAATTCATGTCTTCTTCTCGGTTTTCTTGGGCAGGAGAACTGCCTGGATGTTGGGCAGAACACCGCCTTGGGCAATTGTGACTCCGGACAGCAATTTGTTCAATTCCTCGTCATTGCGGATGGCCAATTGAAGATGACGTGGAATGATCCTGGTCTTCTTGTTGTCACGGGCAGCATTGCCGGCCAACTCAAGAACTTCAGCAGCCAGATATTCCATGACGGCAGCCAAGTAAACCGGAGCTCCAGCACCGACTCTCTCAGCGTAATTTCCCTTTCGCAGGAGACGATGGATACGTCCCACGGGAAACTGGAGTCCAGCACGATTGGAACGAGTCTTCGCCTTTCCCTTCACTTTTCCTCCCTTTCCACGTCCAGACATTTCAGATGATTATTCTGTAGATTGATGTCACACGAAATACACTCAGCAAGAGCAGTCGATTGactattaaaaaatcaacactAACTCTCAGTATTTATGCGTTTAGTTGCCTGAAAAAGTAAAGCCTCACCTTTCGCACACTAACTCATTTCCCCCTCCATTCGTAGCTATTCCCATTGAATGAACAGATGTTCAATAGTGTGAGTCATGAATGTGTGAGTAGCCGACCTGAAATGTTTAGGGTTGCCAAGTCCATAAATACTGTGAAAATGAACCAAATGCTTTTAGTATCGATTGTGAATTCACTGAGAATACTTAATCTACAATGGCCCCGAAGACTAGTGGAAAGGCTGCCAAGAAGGCTGGAAAAGCCCAAAAGAATATCTCGAAGACGGACAAGAAGAAGAAGCGCAAGCGTAAGGAGAGCTATGCCATCTACATCTACAAAGTGCTGAAGCAGGTTCATCCTGACACTGGCATCAGCAGCAAAGCCATGAGTATCATGAACAGCTTCGTGAATGATATTTTTGAGCGTATTGCTGCAGAGGCTTCTCGTCTGGCCCATTACAACAAGCGCTCGACCATCACGAGTCGCGAGATCCAGACTGCCGTGCGTCTCCTGCTGCCCGGTGAATTGGCCAAGCACGCCGTGAGTGAAGGCACCAAAGCCGTCACCAAGTACACCAGCTCAAAGTAAATCTTTTGATTTGCAACGAAAAACGGCCCTTTTGAGGGCCACAAAATACATTTCATAAAGAGTTTTGATTATTCTTAAATGACTGGAATATAAAATGATCTCGCTGAGAACGACACGATAGCGTTTCGATTTGAATGTCTTCTCCAACAATCATGAAAAATGTCATGTATGTAAGTGACTTTTACTTATTGCAAAGgaaatgtaaattaaaaatatacttaagaaataattagaaaatataCTTAATGCTTGttcagaattattaaacgaaatgaCGATTCCACTCAGAATGACATTCTAGGAGAAATGCAtttttcctatgctgcccgtgtatttatttttgggaaaaattgaatCTCGCTACCCATGCGTCCGATGACTATCAAATTTTCACATTCTGAGTTCCAGAAATAACATCTCGGGGTAATTACTTGGAGCTGTCGGAACTATTAAATTTCCTATGATAAATTGTGCTTTACAATTTGACTCATGTAATAAGAATTGGGCAGACGGTATATTTTTATGCCTTTAAAATTGACCTGTTGAGTACGGAAGGATTCGTTGGACAAAagcaatattaagaaaaatgtaaaacGATTTTGTGTGCTCTGCAGTTTTCTAAACAAATTCTGttcatgaaaatatttcaagttctAGCAGATTTAAGTGAACTCTTTATAATATAGAATTGTGGCCCTGAAAAGGGccgttttttgaggttataggAAATTTAAGCACGCTCCCCACGAATACGACGAGCCAGCTGGATGTCCTTGGGCATGATTGTGACACGCTTGGCATGGATGGCACACAGGTTCGTGTCCTCAAACAAGCCAACGAGGTAAGCCTCACTTGCCTCCTGGAGAGCCATCACGGCAGAGCTCTGGAATCTCAAGTCAGTCTTGAAATCCTGAGCAATCTCACGGACGAGACGCTGGAAGGGCAGCTTGCGGATGAGCAATTCTGTGCTCTTCTGGTAACGACGGATCTCACGGAGAGCCACTGTTCCTGGGCGGTAGCGATGGGGTTTCTTGACTCCGCCAGTTGCTGGGGCACTCTTGCGAGCAGCCTTGGTGGCCAGCTGCTTGCGAGGAGCTTTTCCACCAGTTGATTTACGGGCAGTCTGCTTCGTACGGGccatttttctataaattctcTGACGATGCTAACGCTGTGAGTGTTTGACAGAaaaaattttctgttactgCGTTTTCAGGCCTTTTATGCGATTGCTTTTGGTCGTGGAGGGGGAAATTTCTCTGTCAAGTAGTGGGGGATATTgtaacattttattaattttgatagaatttattattcgaaagcaataaatattttaataaaaagtatttcctttctgttttagtaaaaatgtacattgaatttatgtaatttacacaaaaaaaatagaaaatttattgaaaatgggCGTGGTTTAGTTAACAAAAGTCGAATTTTCGAACCAAACGACATGAGTTCGTGTTGAACCCTCTTTGGAAGTACATCGTGCTAACGCAATCAATCAGGAAAAATGACTGGACGTGGCAAAGGAGGCAAGGGACTTGGTAAAGGAGGCGCAAAGAGGCACAGGAAGGTGTTGCGTGACAACATCCAGGGCATCACGAAGCCAGCCATCCGTCGTTTGGCTCGTCGCGGTGGCGTGAAGCGTATCTCTGGACTGATCTACGAGGAGACCCGCGGTGTCCTCAAGGTCTTTTTGGAGAATGTTATCCGTGATGCTGTGACTTACACTGAACACGCCAAGAGGAAGACAGTCACTGCCATGGACGTTGTCTATGCCCTCAAGCGCCAAGGTCGCACTCTGTACGGTTTTGGAGGTTAAATGCTGTAGATAATCCTCTAACCCAACAAAAAACGGCCCTTTTCAGGGCcacaaaacaatatttaaagagTTTGCAATAATAAGTctttaattttagtttattcTTTTAATTGCTTTTGTTTAGAAACAATAATTTGGTCAATTTTGG encodes the following:
- the LOC129808160 gene encoding histone H2B, which encodes MAPKTSGKAAKKAGKAQKNISKTDKKKKRKRKESYAIYIYKVLKQVHPDTGISSKAMSIMNSFVNDIFERIAAEASRLAHYNKRSTITSREIQTAVRLLLPGELAKHAVSEGTKAVTKYTSSK
- the LOC129808164 gene encoding histone H3-like, translated to MARTKQTARKSTGGKAPRKQLATKAARKSAPATGGVKKPHRYRPGTVALREIRRYQKSTELLIRKLPFQRLVREIAQDFKTDLRFQSSAVMALQEASEAYLVGLFEDTNLCAIHAKQIMTGRGKGGKGLGKGGAKRHRKVLRDNIQGITKPAIRRLARRGGVKRISGLIYEETRGVLKVFLENVIRDAVTYTEHAKRKTVTAMDVVYALKRQGRTLYGFGG
- the LOC129808156 gene encoding histone H2A, translating into MSGRGKGGKVKGKAKTRSNRAGLQFPVGRIHRLLRKGNYAERVGAGAPVYLAAVMEYLAAEVLELAGNAARDNKKTRIIPRHLQLAIRNDEELNKLLSGVTIAQGGVLPNIQAVLLPKKTEKKT